One window of Paenibacillus sp. FSL K6-3182 genomic DNA carries:
- a CDS encoding ATP-binding protein produces MNNLRVSFSRIPIKWKLTLWSALLLFLLFAAYNAVQYMFVEKWMNKQAETNTQEDMREILNYLLEKEFTFEQSELTSIRSFLEKVNGKNQLIRVLDEDGAPIMIVSDNLTEQWLSAYPSSSLAAKGSWFLDQNLLLMRSPLTIFSFNGTIEIVKNIEDFEKLSSAFFRIMLICCVGAIIISGIGGGLLARQLLKPLQAMNVAMTGVKQKGLQERVQLNENKNDEIATLMKLFNEMMDQLERSFGQQKQFVEDASHELRTPIAIIEGHLALLQRWGKDDPAVLEESLQASSQEIARLKGLVHELLALSRAEKEPTYGNEMSSHSKQKMEQLIRNVEVLHPEFTFHADLSLLSDVDLFVSEQHLEQIMLILLDNAVNYSGESRRIELCCLLGETDAVIQVTDFGVGISDQDLPLVMNRFYRADRSRSGTSGGHGLGLAIANRLVQRYDGSLLIESKLHQGTTVSAVFKRVTRK; encoded by the coding sequence ATGAATAATTTGCGCGTAAGTTTCTCACGAATACCGATCAAGTGGAAGCTGACATTATGGTCGGCGCTGCTGTTATTTCTTTTATTTGCTGCGTACAATGCCGTTCAATATATGTTTGTAGAGAAGTGGATGAATAAACAAGCAGAGACGAACACACAGGAAGACATGCGGGAAATATTAAACTATTTATTGGAAAAGGAGTTCACTTTCGAGCAATCGGAGCTGACTTCAATACGAAGCTTTCTTGAAAAAGTAAATGGTAAAAATCAGCTAATACGCGTGCTTGATGAAGATGGAGCACCGATCATGATTGTCTCTGATAATCTAACAGAGCAGTGGTTAAGTGCTTATCCTTCTTCGAGTTTAGCTGCCAAAGGGTCGTGGTTTCTTGACCAAAACCTGCTGCTTATGCGCAGCCCTTTAACGATCTTCTCGTTTAATGGAACAATCGAAATTGTGAAAAACATCGAGGATTTTGAGAAGCTTAGTTCAGCTTTTTTTCGAATTATGTTAATTTGCTGTGTCGGTGCCATTATTATAAGCGGCATCGGCGGAGGATTGCTGGCGCGTCAGCTGCTAAAGCCGCTTCAAGCGATGAATGTTGCGATGACCGGCGTAAAGCAGAAGGGCTTACAAGAAAGGGTTCAGCTAAACGAAAATAAAAATGATGAAATTGCAACGCTCATGAAGCTTTTTAATGAAATGATGGATCAACTTGAGCGCTCGTTCGGGCAACAGAAACAATTTGTAGAGGATGCTTCTCATGAGCTAAGAACGCCAATTGCCATCATTGAAGGGCATCTCGCACTGCTGCAGCGCTGGGGAAAGGATGACCCTGCAGTTCTGGAAGAATCTCTGCAAGCTTCGTCGCAGGAAATTGCTCGACTGAAAGGACTTGTACATGAGCTGCTCGCATTGTCTCGTGCAGAGAAAGAGCCGACTTACGGGAATGAGATGAGCAGCCATTCGAAGCAGAAGATGGAACAGCTTATTAGAAATGTAGAGGTGCTTCATCCGGAGTTCACTTTTCATGCTGATTTGAGTCTTTTGTCAGACGTAGATCTATTTGTGTCTGAGCAGCATTTGGAACAAATTATGCTCATCTTACTTGATAATGCAGTCAACTATTCGGGAGAAAGCCGAAGAATAGAGCTTTGTTGCTTGTTAGGGGAAACGGATGCTGTCATTCAAGTCACAGATTTTGGCGTTGGCATATCTGATCAGGATTTACCGCTCGTTATGAATCGTTTTTACCGCGCAGACCGTTCGAGGAGCGGCACAAGCGGCGGTCATGGACTCGGGCTGGCGATTGCGAACCGTTTGGTGCAACGATATGACGGTAGTTTGCTCATTGAAAGTAAACTTCATCAAGGTACCACCGTTTCAGCTGTTTTTAAACGAGTTACCCGAAAATGA
- a CDS encoding response regulator transcription factor: protein MKKILLIEDERNLARFIELELRHESFETVVTYDGNSGLERALREEWDVILLDLMLPGMDGLEVCRRIRESKATPILMLTARDSVTDRVSGLDSGADDYIPKPFAIEELLARLRVVFRRQDMIASDQRSILSSGELSVDLDARIVSRGEQIIELTKREYGLLLAFMQNPNRVFSRETLLDTVWGYDAAVDTNVVDVYVRYLRNKIDVPGGTSCIQTLRGIGYVMKK from the coding sequence ATGAAAAAGATTTTACTTATTGAGGATGAAAGAAATTTAGCGCGTTTTATTGAGCTTGAGCTGCGTCATGAATCGTTTGAGACAGTTGTTACTTATGATGGCAATAGTGGTCTAGAGCGCGCCTTGCGAGAAGAATGGGATGTTATTTTATTGGATCTTATGCTGCCTGGCATGGACGGACTTGAGGTTTGCAGGCGTATTCGGGAATCAAAAGCAACACCTATTCTTATGCTGACAGCGAGAGACAGCGTTACAGACCGAGTATCTGGCCTTGACAGCGGGGCGGACGATTATATCCCGAAACCGTTTGCGATTGAAGAGCTGCTTGCACGTCTACGCGTTGTATTTAGGCGACAGGATATGATTGCATCAGATCAGCGTTCCATTTTGTCTTCTGGCGAGTTAAGTGTTGATTTAGACGCTAGAATCGTTAGCAGAGGCGAACAAATCATAGAGTTGACTAAGCGGGAATACGGATTGCTGCTTGCTTTCATGCAAAATCCAAACCGTGTCTTCTCACGCGAAACGCTGCTTGATACCGTATGGGGTTACGATGCGGCTGTCGATACGAATGTTGTTGATGTATATGTGAGATATTTGCGCAATAAGATTGATGTCCCCGGAGGAACGAGCTGCATTCAAACGCTGCGCGGTATTGGGTATGTGATGAAAAAATGA
- a CDS encoding DHA2 family efflux MFS transporter permease subunit gives MTESQQNTGQKYKVIPIMISLLLSGFIGMFSETALNVALSDLIRVFDITAPTVQWLTTGYLLTLGILVPVSGLLLQWFSTRQLFIAALSFSVLGTLVAALAPSFEVLMAARVIQAVGTALLLPLMFNTILIIFPAEKRGAAMGVIGLVIMVAPAVGPTIAGLLIENLSWHWIFWLSLPFLVIALLFGIMYMQNVSTITKPKIDIFSLVFSTLGFGGIVFAFSSAGEGEGGWGSTKVIATMIVGILSLAIFAVRQLTMKQPMMNLRAFKHPMFVVGTLMVFICMMVILSSMLVLPMYLISGLGLSALTAGLIMLPGGLINGIMSPIMGSLFDKFGPKWLVIPGLVIVAAALWFFSGITTASTITLIIVLHSCLMIGISMVWMPSQTNGLNQLPRELYPDGTAIMNTLQQVAGAIGTAVAVSIMTAGMTGFMKDVADPTDPANAPLALTAGIQNAFIFAMIVAIIGLIVAFFIKRVHVSKQH, from the coding sequence ATGACAGAATCGCAACAAAATACGGGGCAAAAATATAAAGTAATCCCCATTATGATTTCATTATTATTAAGCGGTTTTATCGGAATGTTTAGTGAAACGGCATTAAATGTAGCACTAAGCGATTTAATTCGCGTCTTTGATATCACGGCGCCAACGGTACAGTGGTTGACAACGGGATACTTGCTGACGCTCGGCATATTGGTTCCCGTATCGGGGCTGCTGCTCCAGTGGTTCTCTACAAGGCAGCTATTCATAGCCGCACTTAGTTTCTCCGTACTAGGAACATTGGTAGCGGCGCTCGCACCAAGCTTTGAAGTTCTTATGGCTGCGCGTGTTATCCAAGCAGTTGGAACGGCGCTTTTGCTGCCGCTTATGTTTAACACAATTCTTATTATTTTCCCGGCTGAGAAGCGGGGAGCGGCAATGGGTGTAATTGGGCTTGTTATTATGGTTGCGCCTGCTGTAGGCCCAACGATTGCAGGACTCTTGATTGAAAACTTAAGCTGGCACTGGATTTTCTGGTTGTCGCTTCCGTTCCTAGTCATTGCACTATTATTCGGGATTATGTATATGCAAAATGTATCTACCATAACAAAACCGAAAATTGATATTTTTTCTCTCGTATTCTCAACGCTTGGGTTCGGCGGTATTGTGTTTGCCTTTAGCAGCGCGGGTGAAGGTGAAGGCGGCTGGGGCAGTACAAAAGTGATTGCGACCATGATCGTTGGTATATTGTCCCTTGCGATTTTCGCTGTTCGTCAATTGACGATGAAGCAGCCGATGATGAATTTACGGGCGTTTAAGCATCCGATGTTTGTTGTAGGAACGTTAATGGTATTTATTTGTATGATGGTTATATTATCTTCTATGCTCGTTCTGCCTATGTATTTGATCAGTGGACTTGGTCTTAGTGCACTGACAGCTGGCCTCATTATGCTGCCAGGTGGACTTATTAACGGAATTATGTCTCCCATTATGGGCAGCCTGTTCGATAAGTTTGGTCCTAAGTGGCTTGTTATTCCAGGTCTTGTCATCGTTGCCGCTGCGCTATGGTTCTTCTCAGGCATAACGACAGCATCAACGATTACATTAATTATTGTCCTTCATTCATGCTTGATGATCGGTATTTCGATGGTATGGATGCCTTCACAAACAAACGGGCTCAACCAGCTGCCACGCGAGCTGTACCCGGATGGTACGGCGATTATGAATACACTGCAGCAGGTCGCTGGCGCTATCGGTACCGCAGTTGCAGTAAGTATTATGACCGCAGGAATGACCGGCTTTATGAAGGATGTGGCTGATCCTACAGATCCAGCCAATGCTCCGCTTGCGTTGACAGCAGGAATTCAGAACGCATTTATTTTCGCTATGATTGTTGCCATTATCGGTTTGATCGTTGCTTTCTTCATTAAACGGGTTCATGTGAGCAAACAGCATTAA
- a CDS encoding TetR/AcrR family transcriptional regulator, which yields MSEKHNTRHAILDTAARLFFTQGYHATGLSRIIKESDCPKGSLYYYFPNGKEELALECINCTKELVIEKWRKKFADYEDPAEAVQAFVFDMADDAEKFDYKGYMPFSFWMAVETSSISEKLRAAGQGVFAAWQNVISERLVQLGMEETRAVEVGVVTVSLLEGALILTLTNRDKQPLLSAAKCLPYIINKCPSL from the coding sequence ATGTCGGAAAAACATAATACAAGGCATGCCATACTTGATACGGCAGCTAGGCTTTTTTTTACGCAGGGCTATCATGCGACGGGATTAAGCCGAATTATTAAAGAAAGTGATTGTCCGAAGGGATCTCTTTATTATTATTTCCCAAACGGCAAAGAAGAGCTTGCGCTGGAATGCATTAACTGCACGAAGGAGCTTGTGATTGAGAAATGGAGAAAGAAATTTGCCGATTATGAGGACCCTGCTGAAGCCGTTCAGGCTTTTGTATTTGATATGGCTGATGACGCAGAGAAGTTTGATTATAAGGGTTATATGCCGTTTAGCTTCTGGATGGCAGTCGAAACCTCATCGATTAGCGAGAAGCTGAGAGCAGCTGGACAAGGTGTATTTGCAGCATGGCAGAACGTGATTTCCGAGAGGCTGGTTCAACTTGGAATGGAAGAGACTAGAGCAGTTGAGGTTGGCGTCGTTACCGTTTCCTTATTGGAAGGTGCGCTTATTCTAACGCTGACGAATCGGGACAAGCAGCCGTTGTTATCCGCAGCGAAATGTTTGCCGTATATCATTAATAAATGTCCTTCTCTATGA
- a CDS encoding aldo/keto reductase family protein, giving the protein MNYRKLGKSGLLVSEVALGNWITHGAQVDDNTAQTCVNAALNAGISTFDTADAYSETRAESVLGHCLKGIRRESIELCTKVFHPTGNGHNDRGLSRKHIMESCHASLRRLQTDYIDIYYAHRFDTTVSLEETFVAFSDLVRQGKVLYIGVSEWTADQITQGAALARELKVPFVASQPQYSMLWRVIEAEVIPACEREGIGQIVWSPLAQGILSGKYAPDKPIPEGSRASTAAGSPFFKRLAGQWLNKEVLQAIEQLGPIAQKCSLTLPQLAVAWVLQNPQVSSVIIGASKPEQVLENVKAAGVCLDAEIVVQINNILKDVAQFDASKTG; this is encoded by the coding sequence ATGAATTATAGGAAACTAGGTAAAAGCGGCTTATTAGTAAGCGAAGTGGCTCTCGGAAACTGGATAACCCACGGTGCACAAGTGGATGACAACACCGCACAAACATGCGTAAATGCTGCACTAAACGCTGGAATTTCAACTTTCGATACAGCTGATGCTTATTCGGAGACGAGGGCGGAATCGGTCTTAGGTCATTGTTTAAAGGGAATACGTCGTGAAAGTATTGAATTGTGCACGAAGGTTTTTCATCCAACAGGGAATGGGCATAACGATAGAGGGTTATCACGCAAGCATATTATGGAATCATGCCATGCTTCACTTCGCAGATTACAGACGGACTATATTGATATTTATTACGCTCACCGATTCGATACGACCGTATCGCTTGAAGAGACATTTGTGGCGTTTTCCGATTTGGTTCGACAAGGAAAAGTTTTGTATATCGGCGTAAGTGAGTGGACAGCAGATCAGATAACGCAAGGAGCGGCTTTGGCAAGGGAGCTGAAAGTTCCTTTTGTTGCGAGTCAACCCCAATATTCTATGCTATGGCGGGTTATTGAAGCCGAGGTTATTCCCGCTTGCGAGCGTGAAGGAATTGGTCAGATTGTCTGGTCACCACTGGCGCAAGGTATCCTTTCCGGTAAATATGCACCTGACAAGCCAATTCCAGAAGGCTCGCGCGCTTCTACGGCCGCTGGTTCGCCGTTTTTCAAACGTTTGGCAGGACAATGGTTGAATAAAGAAGTCCTTCAGGCAATAGAACAACTAGGGCCGATTGCACAAAAATGCAGCTTAACGCTGCCACAGCTCGCGGTAGCGTGGGTTTTGCAAAATCCGCAGGTGTCCTCCGTTATCATTGGCGCCTCTAAGCCGGAGCAGGTATTGGAAAACGTAAAAGCGGCAGGAGTTTGTCTAGATGCTGAGATCGTAGTGCAAATAAATAACATATTAAAAGACGTTGCTCAGTTTGATGCTAGTAAAACAGGTTAG
- a CDS encoding LysR substrate-binding domain-containing protein, whose protein sequence is MDLKKLRYFIAVAEELHFNRAAQKLNMTQPPLSQQIQVLEEELGVKLLERTKRQVRLTTAGAIFLEESRNIVAHLERSIKMTQLASEGKIGNLSIGFVDSAAGGMMVNVLKKYRERFPDVQVILSEMTSAEQLKALHDGEIDVGFHRLLDPSKHITSRLFTNESLVAVLPKTHPLAIQPTVSLHSLKEDPFILSPHHMGASFHDLIVDFCRQHGFQPRIVQEAVQMYTIVNLAAAGIGISIVPSSVSVFQRSDVVFRSFDEDTPRVPLYAAWKTEKSETVLTHFLKAVEETAANQTS, encoded by the coding sequence ATGGATTTGAAAAAGCTGCGTTATTTTATCGCAGTAGCAGAAGAGCTGCATTTTAACCGTGCTGCCCAAAAGCTGAATATGACTCAGCCTCCATTGAGCCAACAAATTCAAGTTCTTGAAGAAGAGCTTGGTGTGAAACTTCTGGAACGAACCAAGAGACAGGTTCGACTTACGACTGCCGGTGCGATATTTTTGGAGGAATCGAGAAACATAGTTGCTCATTTGGAACGATCGATAAAGATGACACAACTTGCAAGTGAAGGGAAAATAGGCAATTTATCCATCGGGTTTGTGGATTCAGCAGCAGGCGGTATGATGGTCAATGTTCTAAAGAAATATCGAGAACGTTTCCCAGATGTACAGGTTATATTATCTGAAATGACATCTGCTGAGCAACTGAAAGCGCTGCATGATGGGGAAATTGATGTTGGATTCCATCGGTTGCTGGACCCTTCAAAACATATCACATCCAGACTGTTCACGAACGAATCACTAGTTGCTGTATTGCCCAAAACACATCCGTTAGCCATTCAACCAACCGTTTCACTGCATTCATTGAAAGAAGATCCCTTTATCTTATCACCACATCATATGGGGGCTTCATTTCATGACCTGATTGTAGATTTTTGCAGGCAGCATGGATTTCAGCCCCGCATCGTACAGGAAGCTGTTCAAATGTACACGATTGTAAATCTGGCAGCTGCAGGCATAGGCATCTCAATTGTTCCCTCTTCGGTTTCCGTTTTTCAACGCAGTGATGTCGTATTTCGATCATTTGATGAGGATACACCGCGTGTCCCTCTTTATGCAGCCTGGAAAACAGAGAAGAGTGAAACGGTTCTGACTCATTTTCTAAAAGCAGTGGAGGAAACAGCCGCTAACCAGACAAGCTGA
- a CDS encoding FMN-dependent NADH-azoreductase, whose product MSTVLFIKANDRGIEQAVSVKLYQSFLDSFKASHPEDTVVELDLFNENLPYMNADMINGNFKAARGYDLTPEEQAAVAVSDKYMNQFLAADKVVFAFPLWNFTVPAVLHTYIDYLSQAGKTFKYTAEGPVGLITDKKVVLLTARGGIYSEGPAASVEMAHNFIRTVMGFYGVTNLESIIIEGHNQLPDQAEAIVAKGLEEAAASAARF is encoded by the coding sequence ATGAGTACAGTATTATTTATTAAAGCAAACGATCGCGGAATCGAACAAGCAGTCAGCGTTAAGCTATATCAATCTTTCCTAGACAGCTTTAAAGCTAGCCATCCAGAAGACACAGTGGTTGAGCTTGATTTGTTCAATGAAAACTTGCCTTACATGAACGCTGATATGATTAACGGCAACTTCAAAGCAGCTCGCGGTTATGACCTTACACCTGAAGAGCAAGCAGCTGTAGCTGTTTCGGACAAATATATGAACCAATTTCTTGCGGCGGATAAAGTGGTTTTCGCATTCCCGCTTTGGAACTTCACTGTTCCTGCAGTATTGCACACTTATATCGACTACCTTTCACAAGCTGGCAAAACGTTCAAATATACAGCTGAAGGCCCAGTTGGTCTGATCACTGATAAAAAAGTCGTATTGCTTACTGCTCGCGGCGGCATTTATTCCGAAGGCCCTGCAGCTTCGGTTGAAATGGCACATAACTTTATCCGCACAGTAATGGGCTTCTACGGTGTGACTAACCTAGAGAGCATCATCATTGAAGGTCACAACCAACTTCCTGACCAAGCAGAAGCTATTGTAGCAAAAGGTCTTGAGGAAGCAGCAGCATCAGCTGCTCGTTTCTAA
- a CDS encoding response regulator transcription factor, whose product MTIKILLVDDHQIVLKGISFFLSMQPDFELVGEANNGKEAVEKAAELKPDIILMDLNMPVMDGIEASNLIARQNPDIKVLVLTSFSDRSHIVPALQSGAAGYMLKDVEPDQLAEAIRSAYKGNIQLHPDIASALLAQVSPQISSVKGLPIRELSEILTPRELEVLQLLTKGMSNKDIAHSLTVAEKTVKTHVSSILSKLDLTDRTQAALYAVQLMREPE is encoded by the coding sequence TTGACGATAAAAATATTGCTCGTTGATGATCATCAAATTGTGTTGAAGGGAATTTCTTTTTTTCTAAGCATGCAGCCTGATTTTGAGCTGGTGGGTGAAGCGAATAACGGCAAGGAAGCGGTAGAAAAAGCTGCTGAACTAAAGCCTGATATCATACTGATGGATCTGAACATGCCGGTTATGGACGGGATCGAGGCGAGCAATTTAATCGCTAGGCAAAATCCGGATATTAAAGTGCTTGTGCTCACCAGCTTCTCGGATCGGAGTCATATCGTGCCTGCTCTACAATCCGGAGCTGCTGGGTATATGCTGAAGGATGTAGAACCTGATCAGCTTGCAGAAGCAATTCGCAGCGCCTATAAAGGGAATATTCAGCTGCATCCGGATATAGCAAGTGCGTTGCTCGCTCAAGTATCGCCGCAGATTAGTTCGGTGAAAGGGCTGCCTATTCGTGAGTTAAGTGAAATATTGACTCCGAGAGAGCTAGAGGTGCTGCAATTGCTTACCAAAGGAATGAGCAACAAAGATATTGCGCACTCGCTCACTGTAGCGGAGAAAACAGTCAAAACGCATGTGAGCAGCATTTTAAGCAAATTGGATTTAACGGACCGAACGCAAGCTGCGTTATACGCGGTGCAGTTAATGCGAGAACCTGAATAA
- a CDS encoding GAF domain-containing sensor histidine kinase yields the protein MSREKRAYELVALKEIAETLNSTNDMDQMLNDVLAKLLQVTGFTTGWIFMIDNKSENLCVATHNLPQGLAANNQAVMCGEVCWCIESFKQNKLDQAVNIIECSRITYAITNKLGDNEGVTHHATVPLRAGTDQFGLLNVAEAGKDRFTEEELALLQAVAYQIGTAIKRIRLYQVQEQHAIHYAKLGDVIQRINAIQDINHLPLQAVSHIGDTFNWQHVSLFMYEQEQLSLRAHYTDNHVRKEWLSLAIDQGGMVSKAFHENRLVKQSECDSNSCSSLSSIGIPPFSSAVAIPLRIRSRPIGVLFVSSQLGKQFDDYLEDFMYSLGDHFTLSVENLRVYEQRRELARMEERNRMARDLHDSVIQKVFSLSFLAKGAETVLAGKEPVVERSLQEIRQLSQEALKEMRTLIWQLRPAGLEHGLITALKQYGKSMDLTVYEKVEGVRELPRAIEEALWRIGQEALNNVRKHADTNTVYVRLIKTESRACLEVLDRGRGFSQEKRKGKLTMGMLTMRERAETLGGELTITGGKGQPTMVTAVIPIATEMEMWEEE from the coding sequence ATGTCCAGAGAAAAAAGAGCTTATGAGCTGGTCGCATTGAAGGAGATAGCAGAGACACTTAACAGCACAAACGACATGGATCAAATGCTGAATGATGTGCTTGCCAAGCTGCTTCAGGTTACAGGTTTTACTACGGGCTGGATATTTATGATTGACAATAAAAGTGAAAATCTTTGCGTGGCTACACATAATTTGCCTCAAGGTTTAGCGGCAAACAATCAGGCGGTCATGTGCGGCGAGGTTTGCTGGTGCATTGAAAGCTTTAAGCAAAACAAGCTGGATCAAGCGGTAAATATTATAGAATGCTCAAGAATTACATATGCCATCACGAACAAGCTTGGTGATAATGAGGGTGTTACTCATCATGCGACGGTTCCGCTAAGAGCAGGAACGGATCAATTCGGCTTGTTAAATGTTGCTGAAGCTGGCAAGGATCGTTTCACTGAGGAGGAGCTTGCACTGTTGCAAGCCGTTGCTTATCAGATCGGGACGGCGATTAAGCGAATCCGCCTGTATCAGGTGCAGGAGCAGCATGCGATTCATTATGCGAAGCTTGGTGATGTTATTCAGAGAATAAACGCCATACAAGATATAAACCATCTGCCGCTGCAAGCAGTGAGCCATATAGGCGATACGTTCAACTGGCAGCATGTATCGTTATTTATGTATGAACAAGAGCAATTATCGCTTCGCGCACATTATACAGACAATCACGTCCGAAAAGAGTGGCTTTCGCTTGCCATCGATCAAGGCGGGATGGTGAGCAAAGCGTTTCATGAGAATCGTCTTGTCAAACAGTCCGAATGCGACAGCAATTCCTGCTCGTCCTTATCATCCATAGGGATACCACCGTTCTCATCAGCAGTAGCAATACCGCTTCGCATTCGCAGCCGCCCGATTGGCGTTCTGTTTGTAAGCAGTCAGTTAGGCAAGCAGTTTGATGATTACTTAGAGGACTTCATGTATTCGCTTGGGGATCATTTCACGTTAAGCGTAGAAAATTTGCGGGTATATGAGCAGCGTCGCGAGCTCGCGCGCATGGAAGAGCGAAATCGAATGGCTAGAGATTTGCATGATTCGGTTATTCAAAAGGTTTTCTCTTTATCCTTTCTAGCGAAGGGCGCCGAGACGGTGCTGGCAGGCAAAGAACCTGTCGTGGAACGATCATTACAAGAAATAAGACAGCTGTCACAGGAAGCGCTGAAGGAAATGAGAACGCTGATATGGCAGCTGCGACCGGCAGGTCTTGAGCATGGGCTAATTACTGCGCTTAAGCAATATGGCAAGAGCATGGACTTAACCGTGTATGAGAAGGTGGAGGGCGTTCGCGAGCTTCCGCGTGCGATTGAAGAAGCCCTTTGGAGAATCGGGCAAGAGGCGCTTAATAATGTAAGGAAACATGCAGATACGAATACAGTTTATGTGCGGCTCATCAAAACAGAGTCTCGCGCCTGCTTGGAAGTTTTGGATCGAGGCCGCGGGTTTTCGCAAGAGAAGCGTAAAGGAAAACTGACCATGGGAATGCTAACGATGCGGGAACGTGCAGAAACGCTTGGCGGAGAGCTAACGATAACGGGCGGAAAAGGGCAACCTACAATGGTAACAGCTGTTATACCGATTGCAACGGAAATGGAAATGTGGGAAGAGGAATGA
- a CDS encoding ribose-phosphate pyrophosphokinase — MQKIKIFSGTSNQKLAEELCKELELPLGNVAISRHQSGEIHVSYGEPIRTCDVFIVQSLSHPVNEHLIETLVMIDAAKRASAKTINIVMPYYGYARQERKSAPREPISAKMVADVLTTVGANRIITVDLHADPIQGFFDIPVDHLTALDLIIDYLRSKNIKNPVVVSPDAGRATTAEKLAGLLDCPFAIMIKNRPAHNQSEITHIIGDVEDMTPIIIEDLIDTGSTIVNVVEALKKKGAHDSYICATHGLFSANALEKLDHPNIREVVITDTISIGQEHSSKFVVLPMSPLLATAIKIITEGGSIATLFKSGS; from the coding sequence ATGCAAAAGATTAAAATTTTCTCCGGCACTTCGAACCAGAAGTTGGCTGAGGAGTTATGTAAAGAACTTGAGCTCCCGCTAGGCAATGTTGCAATATCAAGGCATCAAAGCGGTGAGATTCATGTTTCATACGGAGAACCTATTCGTACTTGTGACGTATTCATCGTCCAATCACTATCCCATCCCGTTAATGAGCATTTAATCGAAACTCTCGTCATGATAGACGCTGCCAAACGAGCATCAGCGAAAACCATTAATATCGTTATGCCTTACTATGGTTATGCACGTCAGGAAAGAAAGTCGGCACCGAGGGAGCCCATCTCCGCTAAGATGGTAGCCGATGTATTGACTACCGTTGGAGCAAACCGAATCATTACCGTCGATTTGCATGCTGATCCGATTCAAGGCTTCTTCGATATTCCAGTCGATCATTTAACGGCGCTCGATTTGATCATTGATTATTTGCGAAGCAAAAACATTAAAAACCCTGTTGTCGTATCGCCAGATGCGGGCCGAGCTACAACAGCCGAGAAACTTGCCGGCTTGCTGGACTGTCCATTTGCGATCATGATCAAAAATCGTCCCGCTCATAATCAGTCTGAAATCACGCATATCATCGGTGATGTTGAAGATATGACACCAATTATTATTGAAGACTTAATTGATACAGGCAGCACAATTGTAAACGTCGTAGAGGCGCTTAAGAAAAAAGGCGCGCATGATTCCTACATATGTGCAACACATGGCCTGTTCTCAGCCAATGCGCTTGAGAAGCTGGATCATCCGAACATCCGCGAAGTCGTTATTACAGATACGATCAGTATCGGTCAAGAGCATTCGAGTAAATTTGTCGTACTGCCGATGTCCCCGCTCCTTGCAACCGCCATTAAAATCATTACCGAAGGCGGCTCGATTGCAACTTTGTTTAAATCAGGCTCATAG